A single genomic interval of Stieleria maiorica harbors:
- a CDS encoding beta/alpha barrel domain-containing protein: MSLDLTTNFGGLRLHSPLIVGACPLTGNTKTRIALERAGAGAIVLPSLFEEHVIAWRIRDGGPVTEREQRLLDRMTGMTRRALVPDVETYLAMLNRASVQSNIPVIASLHGGTDGDWLDFAGELQVTGANAIELNVHHRPDNDYDEPRELENQVVNLVKEIRASIRVPLFLKLHREYTAVSHLARRLVSGVQGLVLYARDPEIDIALDNFKLQCKWGLSPPGVLSPTLRALMSVYGHCPTMPLAGNGGIGRPEDVIKTLLAGADAAMVVSAVYREGPDIIRTMLDGLTRFMESHRIRSLNELNSKRPMEFSSEEERRNTIEGLSLKPGFNGIGEGEHVIRSDKWGHPVV; this comes from the coding sequence ATGTCTCTCGATCTGACAACGAACTTTGGCGGCCTAAGACTTCACTCTCCGCTAATCGTCGGAGCCTGCCCGCTGACGGGCAACACGAAAACTCGGATCGCGTTGGAGCGTGCCGGTGCGGGGGCGATCGTTCTGCCGTCGCTGTTCGAAGAACACGTGATCGCGTGGCGAATTCGCGATGGCGGTCCCGTGACCGAGCGAGAACAACGACTGCTCGATCGCATGACGGGAATGACGCGAAGGGCATTGGTTCCCGATGTCGAAACCTACCTCGCCATGCTAAACCGCGCGAGCGTGCAGTCCAACATTCCCGTCATCGCCAGTCTGCACGGTGGCACGGACGGCGATTGGCTGGACTTCGCTGGCGAGCTACAAGTCACGGGAGCCAATGCAATCGAACTGAACGTGCATCATCGGCCTGACAACGACTACGATGAACCTCGAGAGCTGGAAAATCAAGTCGTCAACTTGGTGAAGGAGATTCGGGCATCCATTCGGGTTCCGCTGTTCTTGAAATTACACCGCGAGTACACCGCTGTCAGCCATTTGGCGCGACGATTGGTCTCAGGTGTTCAAGGGCTGGTGCTCTATGCACGCGATCCGGAGATCGACATCGCATTGGACAATTTTAAACTTCAATGTAAATGGGGGCTATCGCCTCCCGGTGTGCTTTCACCGACTTTGAGAGCGTTGATGAGCGTCTATGGCCACTGTCCGACCATGCCGCTGGCTGGAAACGGTGGAATCGGTCGACCAGAAGACGTGATCAAGACGCTGCTCGCCGGTGCGGATGCAGCGATGGTTGTCTCCGCCGTGTACCGCGAAGGCCCTGACATCATTCGTACGATGCTGGACGGACTGACACGGTTTATGGAGAGTCATCGCATCCGTTCTCTCAATGAACTGAATTCGAAGCGTCCGATGGAGTTCAGCAGCGAAGAAGAACGACGAAACACGATCGAAGGGCTATCGCTGAAGCCTGGCTTCAACGGCATCGGCGAGGGCGAACACGTCATTCGTTCAGACAAGTGGGGCCATCCGGTCGTATGA
- a CDS encoding GreA/GreB family elongation factor: protein MSFRNIAVSRTDLHRLQSLLESHFVEVIGNGRTHLNELKRKLENATVVDSSEILPDIVTMNSTFNLYDLDRDEADTFTLVYPDEACIAEGKLSILSPLGAEVFGLRVGANLTLHLLNRDTRKRVEKISFQPERVGAFDL from the coding sequence ATGTCATTTCGCAACATCGCCGTCAGTCGAACCGATCTTCACCGACTGCAGTCTCTACTGGAAAGTCATTTCGTTGAAGTGATCGGGAATGGCCGTACGCACCTGAACGAACTGAAGCGAAAGTTGGAGAATGCGACCGTTGTTGACTCCAGCGAAATACTGCCCGACATCGTAACGATGAATTCGACGTTCAACCTGTACGACTTGGATCGCGATGAAGCGGACACCTTCACGTTGGTGTATCCCGATGAGGCTTGCATCGCCGAGGGGAAACTCTCAATTCTGTCACCGCTTGGCGCAGAAGTCTTTGGACTTCGCGTCGGCGCGAATCTGACGTTGCACCTCTTGAATCGCGACACTCGCAAGCGAGTCGAAAAAATATCGTTTCAGCCCGAGCGAGTGGGAGCGTTCGACTTGTAG
- a CDS encoding GreA/GreB family elongation factor encodes MEMPVMPLKRIIITKADHDRLEELFLSRVADAFRNKPYLDDLRGELNAAQIVDPGDVPADVITMDSTVRLRDMKAKETETFTLVYPDEANVVEGKLSVLAPLGTAILGCRVGDLVRRQVPSGMGRWRVEDLLFQPERDSITA; translated from the coding sequence ATGGAAATGCCCGTCATGCCACTTAAACGAATCATCATTACCAAGGCGGACCACGATCGCCTCGAAGAACTATTTCTAAGCAGAGTCGCGGACGCGTTTCGCAATAAGCCGTACTTGGATGACCTGCGCGGCGAACTTAATGCCGCTCAAATCGTCGATCCGGGCGATGTCCCTGCCGACGTCATTACGATGGATTCGACGGTGCGATTGCGCGATATGAAGGCAAAGGAAACTGAAACATTCACTTTGGTTTACCCCGATGAGGCAAACGTCGTCGAAGGGAAACTGTCGGTGCTGGCTCCACTCGGAACTGCCATCCTAGGCTGCCGCGTTGGCGACCTGGTGCGAAGGCAGGTGCCGAGCGGGATGGGTCGCTGGCGTGTCGAAGATCTTTTGTTCCAACCCGAACGCGATAGCATTACTGCGTAA
- a CDS encoding GreA/GreB family elongation factor: protein MSIASHHVVITGEYQHHIIITANDRLRLLQLLQREFKEITGCKAHLDDLLKELHRASIVDPADVPGDVVTMDSVVELTDLDSNDREIYTLVYPDCEDVQEKMLSVFAPIGTAILGCRVGDIVSWPVPIGECRMKIENIFYQPEHYEVG from the coding sequence ATGTCCATCGCAAGCCATCACGTCGTCATCACTGGCGAATACCAACATCACATCATCATCACAGCCAATGATCGTCTGCGGCTCTTGCAGTTGCTGCAACGTGAATTTAAGGAAATCACCGGCTGCAAGGCTCACCTGGACGACCTGCTAAAAGAACTTCACCGAGCCAGCATCGTCGACCCGGCGGACGTACCCGGTGACGTCGTCACCATGGACTCCGTTGTTGAACTAACGGACCTGGACAGCAACGACCGCGAGATTTACACGCTCGTTTACCCTGATTGCGAAGATGTGCAAGAGAAGATGCTGTCTGTATTCGCGCCGATCGGGACCGCCATTTTGGGTTGCCGCGTTGGTGACATTGTGTCCTGGCCGGTCCCAATCGGCGAGTGTCGCATGAAGATCGAAAATATCTTTTATCAGCCCGAACACTACGAAGTCGGGTAG
- a CDS encoding HPF/RaiA family ribosome-associated protein: MIVSVTSTIEYLNPQVREAIELRMSSTLARFAQRIARVSVTVVDENGPRGGVEKLCRVSMLVPGLGTVTTTARHEKLMAAVSDAARRARRIVVTKMQRPQSLRLRRRTKGHPTLDTNKPALENE; encoded by the coding sequence ATGATTGTTTCCGTCACCTCGACGATCGAATATCTCAACCCGCAAGTACGCGAAGCCATTGAGTTGCGGATGTCCAGCACGCTGGCGCGGTTTGCCCAACGAATCGCCAGAGTATCCGTCACGGTCGTCGACGAGAACGGTCCCCGTGGTGGAGTCGAAAAGCTCTGCCGAGTCAGTATGCTGGTGCCCGGCCTTGGCACGGTCACAACGACGGCACGACACGAAAAGTTGATGGCCGCGGTCAGCGACGCGGCACGGCGTGCGCGACGCATCGTAGTGACAAAAATGCAACGACCGCAGTCATTGCGTTTGCGTCGGCGAACGAAGGGCCATCCGACCCTCGATACCAACAAGCCAGCACTGGAAAATGAATAG
- a CDS encoding site-2 protease family protein, whose amino-acid sequence MITKRFKIFELLGFPIYLDLSWFAIAILISWSLATGVFPQQVEGLTGLTYWSMGVVGAMGLFASILAHELGHAVMARRFDLHMRGITLFIFGGVAEMSEEPPSAKSEFYVAIAGPIVSIFIAITCLAVGAVGGGLMPQSFSAVVWYLGMMNGVLVAFNMIPAFPLDGGRVLRSILWHVKGNLRWATKISSSLGSGFGLVLIIMGLMNLLAGNVIGAVWQFLIGMFLRNAAQGSYQQVLVRRALEGEPVSRFMQPNVVTVEPSLSVDTFVEDYVYRLHHKMFPVTDNGRLIGCVTTRDVQQVPRNEWATTTVAKISRDCEQKNTITPSSDAIQALAKMSQAGVSRMMVVDEDRLVGLLSLSDLMKFIALKMELEGGDETSFETSPQPECREGTARSFEQNARASNKRAIEMR is encoded by the coding sequence ATGATTACTAAACGCTTCAAGATTTTCGAACTGCTGGGCTTTCCGATCTACTTGGACCTGAGTTGGTTTGCAATTGCGATTTTGATTTCCTGGTCGTTGGCCACCGGCGTCTTTCCACAGCAAGTCGAAGGACTGACGGGATTGACCTATTGGTCGATGGGTGTTGTCGGCGCGATGGGTCTGTTCGCGTCCATTCTCGCGCATGAACTGGGGCATGCCGTCATGGCTCGGCGATTTGATTTGCACATGCGGGGCATCACACTTTTCATTTTTGGTGGCGTGGCTGAAATGAGCGAAGAACCGCCCAGCGCCAAGTCAGAGTTTTATGTCGCCATTGCTGGACCGATCGTCAGCATCTTCATCGCCATCACATGTTTGGCAGTTGGTGCTGTGGGCGGCGGGTTGATGCCCCAATCTTTCTCTGCTGTGGTCTGGTACCTGGGAATGATGAACGGTGTGTTGGTCGCGTTCAACATGATTCCGGCCTTCCCGCTCGATGGCGGGCGGGTATTGCGCTCGATCCTTTGGCACGTGAAGGGCAACTTGCGATGGGCGACGAAGATTTCGTCGTCCTTGGGGTCTGGGTTCGGGCTGGTGTTAATCATCATGGGCTTGATGAACCTTTTGGCCGGCAACGTTATTGGTGCCGTTTGGCAATTCTTGATCGGGATGTTTCTACGTAACGCCGCTCAGGGGTCTTATCAGCAGGTGTTGGTGCGGCGAGCGCTGGAAGGCGAACCCGTCTCTCGCTTCATGCAACCCAATGTCGTCACGGTCGAGCCTTCGTTGAGCGTTGACACATTCGTCGAAGACTACGTCTACCGTCTGCATCACAAGATGTTTCCCGTGACCGACAATGGACGACTGATCGGCTGCGTGACGACTCGGGACGTGCAACAGGTGCCGCGAAACGAGTGGGCGACGACGACCGTGGCGAAAATATCGCGAGACTGCGAACAAAAGAATACGATTACTCCGTCCAGTGACGCGATCCAGGCATTGGCAAAGATGAGTCAGGCAGGCGTGTCGCGAATGATGGTTGTCGACGAGGATCGATTGGTCGGGCTGTTGTCGCTCAGCGATCTGATGAAGTTCATCGCGTTGAAGATGGAACTGGAGGGTGGTGACGAGACGAGCTTCGAAACGTCACCGCAACCGGAATGCAGAGAGGGAACAGCACGATCGTTCGAACAGAACGCTCGTGCCAGTAATAAGCGAGCTATCGAGATGCGCTAG
- a CDS encoding MgtC/SapB family protein gives MLDHLWVEEFTKHCVRLMIAISFGGALGLERQLRGQWAGVRTHMMVSLGAAIFTIAAVTTAPDDSNEVTRVIQGIAAGIGFLGAGTILKLGPEVQVKGLTTASSIWLAAALGTVAGMGEYALAVASGLISLLVLGMLRPLTKTFGRNGESPNQSASRS, from the coding sequence ATGTTGGATCACCTTTGGGTTGAAGAGTTTACGAAGCACTGCGTTCGGCTGATGATCGCAATATCATTCGGAGGCGCCCTCGGTTTGGAACGCCAGTTGCGTGGGCAGTGGGCGGGGGTCCGGACTCACATGATGGTATCTTTGGGCGCAGCGATCTTCACAATCGCCGCTGTCACAACCGCTCCGGACGATTCGAATGAAGTCACGCGAGTGATTCAAGGGATCGCGGCCGGTATTGGCTTTCTGGGGGCGGGGACGATCCTCAAGCTCGGTCCTGAAGTGCAAGTGAAGGGGCTGACCACTGCAAGCTCAATATGGTTGGCGGCGGCGCTCGGAACTGTTGCCGGAATGGGCGAATACGCACTGGCAGTGGCCTCCGGCTTAATTTCGCTGCTGGTGCTCGGAATGCTCCGTCCTCTTACAAAAACCTTCGGCCGCAATGGCGAGTCACCAAACCAATCCGCTTCCCGAAGCTGA
- a CDS encoding DNA-3-methyladenine glycosylase 2, which yields MLKPKPPFRLDLAAWTIRRRPENVIDHWDGSVYRRVLPFKEEVALVEVTQRSSGMHPRLLIQVNCDNESPELRSVASAAVERLLGIRVDMQGFYEFAAGKPKLGPLASRFRGMKPPRFLTGFECLVNAIACQQFSLAAGIQILNRFSETFGRSFQSSDTGYFAFPRPKDLIQVHEEELREIGFSRQKAAALLDLARLERTGEFKLWQLQKVSDEAAVAELCRLHGVGRWTAEYALLRGLGRLHVFPGDDVGARNNLCRWLGLSEQLDYEKVARVLKRWKHFGGLIYFHLLLEKLAAGGHLATSADPVARDR from the coding sequence GTGCTGAAACCAAAGCCGCCTTTTCGGCTCGATTTGGCTGCCTGGACCATCCGCCGGCGACCAGAGAATGTCATCGATCATTGGGACGGGAGTGTCTATCGTCGCGTGTTGCCGTTCAAAGAAGAAGTCGCATTGGTCGAAGTCACGCAGCGATCCAGCGGCATGCATCCTCGGCTATTAATACAAGTCAACTGCGACAATGAGTCACCCGAGTTGAGGAGCGTCGCAAGCGCTGCCGTGGAGCGGTTGCTCGGCATCCGCGTGGACATGCAGGGCTTTTATGAATTCGCGGCCGGAAAACCAAAGCTGGGACCGCTCGCCTCGCGGTTCCGTGGCATGAAACCGCCGCGATTTCTGACCGGTTTCGAATGCCTGGTCAACGCGATCGCCTGCCAACAGTTTTCGCTGGCCGCTGGAATTCAAATTCTAAATCGGTTCTCCGAGACGTTCGGAAGGTCGTTTCAAAGCAGCGACACCGGTTATTTCGCATTTCCCCGCCCCAAAGATTTGATTCAGGTCCACGAAGAGGAACTTCGCGAGATTGGGTTCAGCCGACAGAAGGCTGCAGCATTGCTGGACTTGGCCCGCTTGGAGCGCACGGGCGAGTTCAAGCTGTGGCAGTTGCAAAAAGTTTCAGACGAAGCAGCCGTCGCCGAACTGTGTCGATTGCACGGCGTCGGCCGTTGGACGGCTGAATACGCACTGCTCCGCGGCTTGGGCAGACTACATGTCTTCCCCGGCGACGACGTTGGTGCGCGAAACAACCTGTGCCGCTGGTTGGGTTTGTCCGAGCAACTCGACTATGAAAAGGTAGCTCGCGTGCTGAAACGCTGGAAACATTTCGGCGGCCTGATTTACTTTCACCTTCTACTGGAGAAACTCGCTGCCGGAGGACATCTAGCGACCAGTGCAGATCCAGTTGCAAGAGATCGCTAG
- a CDS encoding universal stress protein: MRKNVILCPVDYSESTELAISLAVDLANAVNSKVILLHVIDPGVPALSINQSINNRLLARLREQYLDLNEVDWEQVTRHGDPAETVIAYAKRRSADLIVMGTQGRTGLASLVVGSVARKVMAGAHCPVVTVKTPTLSGAGSWQDAVMPMRASTVR, from the coding sequence GTGAGAAAGAACGTCATCCTCTGTCCTGTCGACTACTCCGAGAGCACGGAGTTGGCGATCAGTCTGGCCGTTGACCTGGCCAATGCGGTTAACTCGAAGGTGATCTTGCTGCATGTCATTGACCCGGGCGTCCCAGCGCTCTCTATCAATCAGTCGATCAATAACAGACTTCTCGCACGTCTGCGTGAGCAATACCTCGATCTCAATGAGGTTGATTGGGAGCAAGTGACGCGGCACGGCGATCCAGCCGAGACCGTGATCGCGTACGCCAAGCGGCGTTCAGCAGACCTGATCGTGATGGGCACGCAAGGACGAACGGGACTTGCAAGTTTGGTCGTCGGTAGTGTCGCGAGAAAAGTGATGGCCGGTGCTCACTGCCCTGTGGTGACAGTGAAGACACCGACGTTATCTGGTGCAGGTTCGTGGCAAGACGCAGTGATGCCGATGCGAGCCTCGACTGTGAGGTGA
- a CDS encoding potassium channel family protein → MKSFTTLYLHFMRNRASRRNLRILTQFALLMSGMIAIYSVSFHHLMAWEGRRYGWITGVYWTLTVMSTLGFGDITFHTDLGRLFSMVVLMIGTLFMLILLPFTFSQFFYAPWIQAQVAARTPRELPVNAEDHVIVTHYGPVEAALIKRLTQFKYP, encoded by the coding sequence ATGAAATCGTTCACGACACTGTACTTGCATTTTATGCGGAACCGGGCCAGCCGCCGCAATTTGCGAATTCTTACCCAGTTCGCACTTTTGATGTCAGGGATGATTGCCATCTATAGCGTGAGCTTTCATCACCTAATGGCCTGGGAGGGGCGACGCTACGGTTGGATCACAGGCGTCTATTGGACGTTAACGGTGATGTCCACGCTGGGATTCGGCGACATCACGTTTCACACTGATCTGGGGCGACTGTTCTCAATGGTCGTCTTGATGATCGGGACGTTGTTCATGCTGATCCTGCTTCCCTTCACCTTCAGTCAATTCTTCTACGCACCGTGGATACAAGCTCAGGTAGCGGCGCGGACACCTCGCGAACTGCCCGTCAATGCCGAGGATCACGTGATTGTAACACATTACGGCCCGGTCGAGGCTGCTTTGATCAAGAGGCTGACGCAGTTCAAATATCCATAA
- a CDS encoding potassium channel family protein — translation MDFRIVEKREKQKHDDRLIVGDATDLEVLKRAGIMETSAVVITTHDDAFNIYLTLYCRRLRADVQIISRATLERNTHTLHRAGADFVISEASMGENGIFNLLRRSDVLLIAEGLDLFKVRVPSSLAGKTLVEGAVRQRTGCSVIVF, via the coding sequence ATGGATTTTCGCATTGTGGAAAAGAGGGAGAAGCAAAAACACGATGACAGACTCATCGTAGGCGACGCGACCGACCTCGAAGTTCTCAAGCGAGCCGGAATCATGGAAACGTCTGCGGTGGTGATTACGACGCACGATGATGCGTTCAACATTTATTTGACGCTGTATTGCCGGCGGTTGCGTGCGGACGTTCAGATCATCAGTCGTGCGACACTCGAACGCAATACCCATACACTCCACCGTGCCGGTGCCGATTTTGTAATCTCTGAGGCGTCTATGGGGGAGAACGGGATTTTCAATCTGCTCCGACGCAGCGATGTGCTGTTGATAGCCGAAGGGTTAGACCTTTTCAAGGTGCGCGTGCCTTCGTCACTTGCAGGAAAGACACTTGTCGAAGGGGCTGTGCGGCAACGCACCGGTTGCAGCGTGATCGTATTTTAA
- a CDS encoding ATP-binding protein: MFSIFFCTQAEKAGQGTGLGLSVARSLPESIAGSVRAESKTNRGASFAFPLPGRLQDS, translated from the coding sequence ATGTTTTCGATCTTTTTTTGCACTCAGGCCGAAAAGGCCGGACAGGGCACGGGACTTGGGCTATCGGTTGCACGCAGCTTGCCCGAATCGATCGCAGGTTCGGTACGAGCTGAAAGCAAGACCAACCGCGGAGCGTCTTTTGCGTTTCCCCTGCCCGGGCGTTTGCAAGATTCCTAG
- the hxpB gene encoding hexitol phosphatase HxpB produces MAIRPRVLGCFFYIVPADQPSGVAITRQDTIDTTGMRVDEIVQRCYEQSPWDALSREGVCDRIVDLVVELVRAHKPGMPGLNQTIDVCQKSGSQLALASPSPMTLIQATINALDLHNVFPVIVSGAKLRYSKPHPEVYLNAADALEVQPQRCVALEDSFIGLLAAKAAQMKTIVIPEASAANQSHFAIADRQLATLGELTADLLNALEDR; encoded by the coding sequence ATGGCGATACGGCCTCGCGTGCTGGGCTGCTTTTTTTACATCGTTCCAGCCGATCAACCGAGTGGTGTGGCCATCACCCGCCAAGACACAATTGACACGACAGGAATGCGAGTCGATGAGATTGTCCAAAGGTGCTACGAACAGTCCCCTTGGGATGCTCTCAGTCGCGAAGGGGTTTGCGACCGAATCGTCGACCTCGTGGTTGAATTGGTGCGAGCGCACAAACCCGGGATGCCTGGATTAAACCAAACCATTGACGTTTGCCAGAAGTCAGGATCGCAACTCGCGCTCGCGTCACCCTCACCGATGACGTTGATTCAGGCGACGATCAATGCGCTGGACCTGCACAATGTTTTCCCGGTGATCGTGTCAGGTGCGAAATTGCGGTACTCGAAGCCTCATCCCGAAGTATACCTGAACGCCGCTGACGCACTCGAAGTGCAGCCTCAGCGGTGCGTCGCGCTGGAGGACTCGTTCATTGGCCTTCTGGCCGCCAAAGCAGCGCAGATGAAAACGATCGTGATTCCTGAAGCTTCCGCAGCGAATCAATCGCACTTTGCCATCGCTGATCGACAACTTGCCACGCTGGGTGAATTGACCGCCGATCTGCTGAACGCTCTCGAAGATCGCTAG
- a CDS encoding sigma-54-dependent transcriptional regulator: MSETPKRILIADDEPLYRDTTAELLRDEGYECICVEDANDAIEVLQGHPFDLILSDLNMPGNLKLELLKEGRTKYSHIPMIVVTGVPSVPSAIESVRLGIADYLLKPIKFEELLAAVHRAIRQPTTLPRATTSASNVTDTRTEYPEVIGRSQPMIELLDIVDRVATSNANILITGESGTGKEVIAKAIHDHSQRADHPIQIIDCTAVPESLFESVLFGHVKGSFTGAVKDQKGLLRNCDGGTAFFDELGELPQTSQAKLLRVIQEQTFTPVGESRPVQVDARFICATNRDLQKEVAAARFRQDLFYRLAVIHIELAPLRERGDDVVLLAKHFLNQLNSGRAEVTDLSTQTLECFRRYDWPGNIRELRNVMERAITLARGPKIEVDDLPRQLRDGPCQSGPGAGLSEISRDEALDHADREYLAILLKKHDGVIASAARQAGLSRQGLSKLLKRHGIDADEYR; the protein is encoded by the coding sequence ATGAGCGAAACGCCAAAACGCATACTGATTGCCGACGACGAACCGTTGTATCGTGACACAACTGCTGAACTGTTGCGTGACGAAGGTTACGAATGCATTTGCGTCGAGGATGCCAATGACGCGATCGAAGTTCTGCAAGGCCACCCGTTTGATCTGATCTTATCGGATCTAAACATGCCGGGCAATTTGAAGCTTGAGTTATTGAAAGAGGGGCGAACGAAGTATTCACACATTCCGATGATTGTGGTGACCGGCGTTCCCTCGGTGCCCAGCGCGATCGAAAGCGTGCGACTGGGGATTGCGGACTATCTGCTGAAACCGATTAAGTTCGAGGAACTGTTGGCAGCGGTCCATCGGGCGATCCGACAACCGACGACCCTACCTCGCGCAACCACCTCAGCTTCGAACGTCACGGACACACGCACGGAGTACCCAGAAGTTATCGGTCGTAGTCAACCGATGATCGAACTTCTCGACATCGTGGACCGAGTCGCGACAAGTAACGCAAACATTCTGATCACAGGTGAGAGCGGCACCGGCAAGGAAGTGATCGCCAAAGCCATCCATGACCACAGCCAACGTGCCGATCACCCAATTCAAATCATTGACTGCACTGCTGTACCCGAGTCGCTTTTTGAGTCGGTATTGTTCGGCCACGTCAAAGGATCATTCACCGGCGCGGTCAAGGACCAAAAAGGACTGTTGAGGAACTGTGACGGCGGAACCGCGTTCTTTGATGAACTCGGGGAATTGCCGCAGACGTCACAGGCCAAATTGTTGCGTGTGATTCAGGAACAGACTTTTACGCCGGTCGGTGAGAGCCGCCCCGTTCAAGTTGATGCCCGATTCATTTGCGCCACGAACCGCGATTTGCAAAAGGAAGTCGCCGCAGCCCGTTTTCGACAAGATTTGTTCTACCGCCTTGCCGTTATTCATATTGAGCTGGCGCCCTTGCGAGAACGAGGCGACGATGTGGTATTGCTGGCCAAACATTTTTTGAATCAACTAAATTCCGGTCGCGCAGAAGTGACAGATTTGTCAACTCAAACGCTGGAGTGTTTTCGTCGCTATGATTGGCCTGGTAACATTCGAGAGCTTCGCAATGTTATGGAGAGAGCGATCACTTTGGCCCGCGGGCCGAAAATCGAAGTGGACGATTTGCCGCGACAACTTCGTGACGGACCGTGCCAGTCGGGGCCGGGGGCAGGGTTATCCGAGATTTCCCGCGACGAAGCGCTCGACCATGCGGATCGCGAATATCTGGCGATCCTCCTAAAAAAACACGACGGCGTGATTGCCAGTGCGGCTCGGCAAGCGGGGCTGTCACGACAAGGACTGAGCAAGTTGCTCAAACGCCACGGGATTGACGCGGATGAGTACCGCTGA
- a CDS encoding catalase yields MNKNDSKPTTTDAGCPVSSDEHSLSVGPDGPILLHDHYLIEQMANFNRERIPERQPHAKGSGAFGHFEVTHDVSAFTKAAVFQPGTTTDTLIRFSTVAGERGSPDTWRDPRGFSLKFYTTEGNYDMVGNNTPVFFLRDPLKFQHFIRSQKRRADNGLRDHDMQWDFWSLSPESAHQVAWLMGDRGIPKTWRHMNGYSSHTYMWVNAAGERFWVKYHFKTDQGIDFLTQEEADRLAGADGDYHRRDLFDAIKRGDHPSWSLKMQIMPFEEAKTYRLNPFDLTKIWPHADYPLHDVGKLTLNRNPTDFHTEIEQAAFEPNNLVPGIGISPDKMLLGRMFAYADAHRHRLGVNYKQIPVNAPQCPVFSYSKDGQGRTQNVSDPVYAPNSKGGPAADGERFPEDATWAADGEFTRSAYTLRKDDDDFGQAGTLVRDVMDDEQRERLVSNVVGHLKGGVSEPVLQRALEYWSNIDKNIGDRIRKGVSGG; encoded by the coding sequence ATGAACAAGAATGACTCGAAGCCGACAACCACCGATGCGGGTTGCCCCGTCTCCAGTGACGAGCACTCGTTGAGCGTAGGACCTGATGGGCCCATTTTACTGCACGACCATTACCTCATCGAGCAGATGGCCAATTTCAATCGCGAACGCATTCCCGAGCGACAGCCGCACGCGAAAGGTTCCGGAGCGTTCGGGCACTTCGAAGTAACCCACGATGTCAGTGCGTTCACCAAGGCGGCAGTGTTTCAGCCGGGGACGACGACCGACACATTGATCCGATTCTCCACCGTGGCGGGCGAGCGTGGCAGTCCTGATACCTGGCGCGACCCCCGCGGCTTCTCGCTGAAATTCTACACCACCGAAGGCAACTACGACATGGTGGGGAACAACACGCCCGTGTTCTTCCTTCGTGATCCCTTGAAGTTCCAGCATTTTATACGATCGCAAAAACGTCGTGCGGACAACGGCCTCCGCGATCATGACATGCAGTGGGACTTCTGGTCTCTGTCGCCCGAATCAGCCCATCAGGTGGCTTGGTTGATGGGTGATCGCGGGATTCCAAAGACCTGGCGGCACATGAACGGCTACTCCAGCCACACCTATATGTGGGTCAATGCCGCCGGCGAACGATTTTGGGTGAAGTACCACTTCAAGACGGATCAAGGCATCGACTTTCTCACCCAGGAAGAGGCCGACCGATTGGCCGGGGCTGACGGTGACTACCACCGTCGCGACCTGTTCGACGCGATTAAGCGAGGTGACCATCCCAGTTGGTCGTTGAAGATGCAGATCATGCCCTTCGAGGAAGCGAAGACCTATCGGTTGAATCCGTTCGACCTGACCAAAATCTGGCCGCATGCAGATTACCCTCTGCACGACGTCGGCAAATTAACTCTGAATCGCAACCCGACCGACTTCCACACCGAAATCGAACAGGCGGCGTTTGAACCCAACAACCTCGTGCCGGGAATTGGAATCAGTCCCGACAAGATGTTGCTCGGTCGCATGTTCGCCTACGCGGACGCACATCGGCATCGACTGGGAGTGAACTACAAGCAGATTCCAGTCAACGCTCCGCAGTGTCCTGTGTTCAGCTACAGTAAGGATGGGCAAGGTCGAACGCAAAACGTTTCTGACCCGGTATATGCACCAAACTCCAAGGGCGGACCGGCGGCCGATGGTGAGCGTTTTCCCGAAGACGCAACATGGGCGGCCGACGGCGAGTTTACTCGTTCCGCCTATACCCTACGTAAGGATGATGACGACTTTGGTCAGGCCGGCACGTTGGTTCGCGACGTCATGGATGATGAGCAACGCGAGCGTTTGGTGTCAAATGTCGTCGGACACCTGAAGGGAGGCGTGTCCGAGCCCGTGCTACAGCGGGCGCTGGAGTACTGGAGCAACATCGACAAAAACATCGGGGACCGTATTCGCAAGGGCGTCAGCGGTGGCTAG